The following are encoded together in the Drosophila sechellia strain sech25 chromosome 3R, ASM438219v1, whole genome shotgun sequence genome:
- the LOC6606194 gene encoding atrial natriuretic peptide receptor 3 isoform X2: MQISQANSQRQIGKQNDTESARRRPASLDLIEVPVPREIVNSFQISKRACLFPMLLLLLLCGLVFGPKDCVATCREEPARDCEAICDASGRNCTIRALVLLPDDNMYQASLPRVLPILKVAEQQIRSKSLIPPHIDFEWLAHDTKCDASLGVIKAMDGIIKQCAQVIFGPVCDYSLAGVSRITKYFNSQGTPLISVGGSTYDFEEKKTDCNDEFYMLLRTGMLSFETISELTINVMKRHNWSHSIFYYERDGQRSVAGMHTCFLMMKSLGKQMRNENMTFAQFPLEPNLTNRTEEMRREIGNKHAK, from the exons ATGCAAATTAGCCAAGCCAATTCACAGAGACAAATTGGTAAACAAAATGACACTGAAAGCGCCAGACGCAGACCCGCATCACTCGATTTGATTGAAGTACCAGTTCCGAGAGAAATTGTCAACAGTTTCCAAATTAGCAAGCGCGCTTGCCTGTTTCCAATGCTCCTCCTTCTACTGCTGTGCGGGCTGGTTTTTGGCCCCAAGGATTGTGTGGCCACTTGCCGCGAGGAGCCAGCCCGCGATTGTGAGGCTATATGCGATGCGAGTGGCAGAAACTGCACCATTCGGGCATTAGTCCTCCTGCCTGACGACAATATGTACCAGGCCTCACTGCCGCGTGTCCTGCCAATCCTTAAAGTGGCCGAACAGCAGATCCGGTCCAAGTCCTTGATTCCTCCGCACATCGATTTCGAGTGGCTGGCCCACGACACCAAGTGCGATGCTTCCCTCGGCGTGATTAAGGCCATGGATGGCATTATCAAACAGTGCGCCCAGGTGATCTTCGGACCCGTCTGCGATTACTCCTTGG CTGGTGTAAGCCGGATTACCAAGTACTTCAATAGCCAGGGCACCCCACTCATATCAGTTGGAGGCTCGACCTACGACTTTGAGGAGAAAAAAACCGATTGCAATGACGAGTTCTATATGCTGTTGCGCACGGGAATGCTGAGTTTCGAGACAATTTCCGAGCTGACCATAAACGTGATGAAGCG ACACAACTGGTCGCATTCCATCTTCTACTATGAACGGGATGGCCAGCGAAGTGTGGCCGGAATGCACACCTGCTTCCTCATGATGAAATCCTTGGGAAAACAAATGCGTAACGAGAACATGACATTTGCCCAGTTTCCACTTGAGCCCAACTTGACAAATCGCACGGAGGAAATGCGCCGAGAAATTGGCAATAAACATGCAA AGTAG
- the LOC6606194 gene encoding atrial natriuretic peptide receptor 3 isoform X1, whose amino-acid sequence MQISQANSQRQIGKQNDTESARRRPASLDLIEVPVPREIVNSFQISKRACLFPMLLLLLLCGLVFGPKDCVATCREEPARDCEAICDASGRNCTIRALVLLPDDNMYQASLPRVLPILKVAEQQIRSKSLIPPHIDFEWLAHDTKCDASLGVIKAMDGIIKQCAQVIFGPVCDYSLAGVSRITKYFNSQGTPLISVGGSTYDFEEKKTDCNDEFYMLLRTGMLSFETISELTINVMKRHNWSHSIFYYERDGQRSVAGMHTCFLMMKSLGKQMRNENMTFAQFPLEPNLTNRTEEMRREIGNKHASK is encoded by the exons ATGCAAATTAGCCAAGCCAATTCACAGAGACAAATTGGTAAACAAAATGACACTGAAAGCGCCAGACGCAGACCCGCATCACTCGATTTGATTGAAGTACCAGTTCCGAGAGAAATTGTCAACAGTTTCCAAATTAGCAAGCGCGCTTGCCTGTTTCCAATGCTCCTCCTTCTACTGCTGTGCGGGCTGGTTTTTGGCCCCAAGGATTGTGTGGCCACTTGCCGCGAGGAGCCAGCCCGCGATTGTGAGGCTATATGCGATGCGAGTGGCAGAAACTGCACCATTCGGGCATTAGTCCTCCTGCCTGACGACAATATGTACCAGGCCTCACTGCCGCGTGTCCTGCCAATCCTTAAAGTGGCCGAACAGCAGATCCGGTCCAAGTCCTTGATTCCTCCGCACATCGATTTCGAGTGGCTGGCCCACGACACCAAGTGCGATGCTTCCCTCGGCGTGATTAAGGCCATGGATGGCATTATCAAACAGTGCGCCCAGGTGATCTTCGGACCCGTCTGCGATTACTCCTTGG CTGGTGTAAGCCGGATTACCAAGTACTTCAATAGCCAGGGCACCCCACTCATATCAGTTGGAGGCTCGACCTACGACTTTGAGGAGAAAAAAACCGATTGCAATGACGAGTTCTATATGCTGTTGCGCACGGGAATGCTGAGTTTCGAGACAATTTCCGAGCTGACCATAAACGTGATGAAGCG ACACAACTGGTCGCATTCCATCTTCTACTATGAACGGGATGGCCAGCGAAGTGTGGCCGGAATGCACACCTGCTTCCTCATGATGAAATCCTTGGGAAAACAAATGCGTAACGAGAACATGACATTTGCCCAGTTTCCACTTGAGCCCAACTTGACAAATCGCACGGAGGAAATGCGCCGAGAAATTGGCAATAAACATGCAAGTAAGTAA